The Lachnospiraceae bacterium genome has a window encoding:
- a CDS encoding ROK family protein — protein MKETVKGEGRRETRIRMARYIFEHKAASRQELSGALELSMPTVFQYVNDLMNRGLVIEAGEYNSTGGRKAKMLRLQAGIYSALGVEISRRHVRMVLVDLSGTLLERKSLVLGYENTSEYYEALGQAIEAFVQEQKAAAGLLGVGMSIPGILDLEAGLLRQSHALGAKNVGLKSFSRYIPFPVYFENDANNAACAELEGKTKDTVYLSLNDTVGGAIFLASQLYRGDNYKSAEFGHMMIVPGGRRCYCGKEGCLDPYCSAQVLRDPQDQSLERFFDRLRQGEEGAKALWDEYAGHLTIAIDSLRTIFDCDIVLGGDVGGYLAPWLPELEDRLRKYNNVDTDISFLRVGKFCRESSVVGAARQVMSHYIDTID, from the coding sequence ATGAAAGAAACGGTTAAAGGAGAAGGCCGGCGAGAAACACGGATTCGGATGGCCCGGTATATTTTTGAGCATAAAGCAGCCTCCAGACAGGAGCTTTCGGGCGCGTTGGAGCTGAGCATGCCCACGGTATTTCAGTATGTCAACGATTTGATGAACCGGGGACTTGTGATAGAAGCAGGAGAGTATAATTCTACCGGCGGGCGAAAGGCTAAAATGCTGCGGCTCCAAGCAGGAATTTACAGTGCGCTGGGGGTTGAAATCAGCCGCCGGCATGTGCGGATGGTTCTGGTGGATCTTTCAGGAACGCTTTTAGAAAGAAAAAGCCTTGTTCTTGGCTATGAAAATACTTCTGAATATTATGAAGCACTGGGACAGGCCATCGAGGCCTTTGTACAGGAGCAAAAAGCGGCAGCAGGGCTGCTGGGAGTGGGAATGTCGATACCAGGCATTTTAGATCTGGAAGCAGGGCTGCTTCGTCAATCCCATGCGCTGGGCGCAAAAAATGTCGGCTTAAAAAGCTTTTCCCGGTATATTCCATTTCCGGTATATTTTGAAAATGACGCTAACAATGCCGCCTGTGCGGAGCTGGAGGGAAAGACAAAGGATACGGTCTATCTTTCCCTGAATGATACCGTTGGCGGAGCCATTTTTCTGGCCTCTCAGCTTTATAGGGGAGACAATTATAAAAGCGCCGAATTTGGCCATATGATGATTGTTCCGGGAGGCCGTCGCTGTTACTGCGGCAAGGAAGGGTGTTTAGACCCTTATTGTTCTGCGCAGGTGCTCAGAGACCCGCAGGATCAGAGTCTGGAGCGCTTTTTTGATCGGCTCAGGCAGGGGGAGGAAGGTGCGAAGGCTCTTTGGGACGAATACGCAGGACATCTGACCATTGCCATTGATAGCTTGCGGACGATTTTTGACTGTGATATTGTACTGGGCGGCGATGTGGGAGGTTATTTGGCCCCCTGGCTTCCCGAGCTGGAGGATCGGCTTCGAAAGTATAATAATGTGGATACGGATATTTCTTTTCTTCGCGTAGGCAAATTCTGCAGGGAAAGCTCCGTTGTTGGCGCGGCCAGACAGGTCATGAGCCACTATATTGATACGATTGATTAA
- a CDS encoding YegS/Rv2252/BmrU family lipid kinase: MHHYFILNPAAGQGRALDYIPLIHQCFSDSPAPYTIYTSTGVGDITAYVRKTATESQEELRFYACGGDGTLNEVICGAIGHPHVSVGILPAGTGNDFIRSFQNAEFFRQVPAQVAGSPILIDLIRINEQYAVNMVNIGFDCNAALAASQLKKKPLLKGPLAYAAGALQQFCHKMGSALQFELDGKETFCGDFLLCTIANGRFCGGGFHSSPQARPDDGLLDLAAVRLLSRLRFISLLPSYRSGSYLIPQMQTGLVTYRQCRQLSLSSTTPLYVCIDGEISSFTSLHIEICPQAMRFILPYGSLLGSR, from the coding sequence ATGCATCATTATTTTATCCTTAATCCGGCCGCCGGACAGGGCCGCGCCCTTGATTACATACCGCTGATTCACCAATGCTTCTCCGACTCTCCTGCGCCTTACACAATCTACACCAGCACCGGCGTAGGCGATATCACCGCCTATGTACGCAAGACCGCTACCGAGAGCCAGGAAGAGCTGCGATTTTACGCCTGCGGCGGCGACGGCACTCTGAACGAGGTCATCTGCGGCGCCATCGGCCATCCTCATGTATCTGTCGGTATTCTTCCGGCCGGCACCGGCAACGACTTCATCCGCAGCTTTCAAAATGCAGAGTTTTTCCGTCAGGTGCCCGCCCAAGTCGCCGGCTCACCCATCCTCATCGACCTCATTCGAATTAATGAACAATACGCCGTCAATATGGTCAATATCGGGTTTGACTGCAATGCTGCTCTTGCCGCCAGTCAGCTCAAAAAGAAGCCCCTGCTCAAAGGGCCGCTTGCTTATGCTGCCGGCGCACTACAACAATTCTGCCACAAAATGGGCTCTGCACTTCAATTTGAACTTGACGGCAAAGAAACCTTTTGTGGAGACTTCCTGCTCTGCACCATCGCAAACGGCCGCTTCTGCGGCGGCGGCTTCCACTCCTCGCCGCAGGCCCGCCCCGATGACGGCCTTCTTGATCTGGCCGCCGTCCGGCTGCTATCCCGCCTGCGATTCATCTCGCTTCTTCCCTCTTACCGCTCCGGCAGCTATCTCATCCCCCAAATGCAAACAGGCCTAGTCACCTACCGGCAGTGCCGGCAGCTCTCACTCTCTTCTACTACTCCTCTCTATGTCTGTATCGACGGAGAAATCTCCTCCTTCACCTCCCTGCACATCGAGATTTGCCCTCAGGCAATGCGCTTTATTCTTCCTTACGGCTCGCTGCTTGGTTCCCGCTAA
- a CDS encoding manganese catalase family protein encodes MFKHEKMLFHPVAVERPNPQYAALLQEQLGGANGELKAAMQYMSQSFRIKDMKIKDLFLDIAAEELGHMEMVAQTINLLNGHDVEAAAVPAGEVQSHVLLGLNPGLINASGYSWTGDYVTVTGDLCADLLSNIASEQRAKVVYEYLYRQIEDKKVRETIDFLLNREEAHNAMFREAFNQVQDTGSNRDFGTTKAAKMYFSMSEPSPQNTPFPNTEVKPPKFQ; translated from the coding sequence ATGTTTAAACATGAAAAAATGCTGTTTCACCCTGTGGCGGTCGAAAGACCGAATCCTCAGTATGCAGCGCTGCTGCAGGAGCAGCTTGGCGGCGCAAACGGCGAATTAAAGGCGGCCATGCAGTATATGTCGCAGAGCTTTCGGATCAAGGATATGAAGATCAAGGATCTGTTTCTGGATATTGCTGCAGAAGAGCTGGGGCATATGGAAATGGTAGCGCAGACAATCAATCTTTTGAATGGTCATGATGTGGAGGCAGCGGCAGTGCCTGCCGGTGAAGTGCAGTCCCATGTACTGCTGGGGCTCAATCCTGGTCTAATCAATGCGTCGGGATATTCATGGACCGGAGATTATGTTACGGTAACCGGAGATTTATGCGCTGATCTGTTGTCCAATATCGCATCGGAACAGCGGGCAAAGGTCGTGTATGAATACCTGTACCGTCAAATCGAGGATAAAAAAGTAAGAGAGACAATCGATTTTCTTCTGAACAGGGAAGAGGCACATAATGCCATGTTTAGGGAAGCTTTCAATCAGGTGCAGGATACGGGATCCAACCGTGATTTCGGAACGACAAAAGCAGCAAAAATGTACTTTAGTATGTCGGAGCCATCTCCTCAAAATACGCCTTTTCCAAACACAGAGGTTAAGCCTCCTAAATTTCAATAA
- a CDS encoding GNAT family N-acetyltransferase: MIKYEKYQCSTGFKEKNMKLQETDIYLATLSRENCRTIWNDFEYDFANPTEEFNIGHSDEKADDWFDEIQKLQGNRHIRLGIFQNDGTVIGDVALQNIDRVNRKCSVGIGMSKIEYRSKGYGRQAVMLMLHYGFLYLGMERITANTLDLNIGAQKLLGKCGFVLEGRERRSVYLNAEMHDKLNYAILKEEFLAMGYPAWT; encoded by the coding sequence ATGATAAAATATGAAAAATATCAGTGCAGCACTGGATTCAAGGAGAAAAATATGAAACTACAGGAAACCGACATCTATCTGGCAACATTAAGCCGGGAAAATTGCAGGACGATATGGAATGATTTTGAATATGACTTTGCTAATCCCACAGAGGAATTTAATATAGGCCATTCTGATGAAAAGGCGGATGATTGGTTTGATGAAATACAAAAGCTACAGGGAAACAGGCATATTCGGCTGGGAATTTTCCAAAACGACGGAACCGTGATCGGTGACGTTGCCTTACAGAACATTGACAGAGTGAATCGTAAATGTAGTGTTGGTATAGGCATGTCCAAGATAGAATATCGTTCTAAGGGGTATGGCAGACAGGCAGTCATGCTCATGCTGCATTACGGATTCTTATATTTGGGCATGGAGAGAATAACTGCAAACACCCTGGATCTCAATATCGGCGCCCAGAAGCTTTTAGGTAAATGCGGTTTTGTTTTAGAAGGAAGGGAAAGAAGATCTGTTTATCTAAATGCTGAAATGCATGATAAGTTAAACTACGCCATATTAAAAGAGGAATTTCTGGCAATGGGGTATCCTGCGTGGACTTGA
- a CDS encoding FAD-dependent oxidoreductase, protein MKNYIHERRPASQNPAVEKQYDVVIVGGGMSGLCAAIASARHGAKTALIQDRSVYGGNASSEMRMHISGASCHWGKKNAAETGILMELQLENKHLNDSYNYSIWDGVLWSAVRSTDNLDSYPNTTMDRVIAEENHVQAVECYQMTTEIRYRFTADVFVDATGHGTLGYFAGAEYSIGREDKKAYQEAEAPETQDGETMGNTIYFCARDVGHPVKFVKPDWAYSFDESFFKHRYHGDIVVYHDADDVVVLRPDEDYEDHADQLVEKYDVESGYWWIELGGDWDDIIQSAEDIRWELYKTIYGVWDHIKNGGDHGAENYELVWVGNLPGTRESRRLAGEYNLTANDILANRVFSDAVAYGGWPMDEHVAGGFAAKGSIPSRVRSFPGLYTIPYRSYCAKGFDNLMMAGRDIGATKLAMGSTRVMATCAVGGQAVGTAAAMASEKGCTPAALGEQYIKELQQALLKDDCYIPGYRNEDPADMARKAVVTATSCRAGCEPEKVINGIARNEEDTVNLWQSEGIGAEGETLCLKLEEVKPIREIRLTFDPNLSEERCISVSKAFLDKEPTGPAKELVRDYTVTVYSGGRESWRRDVSGNYQRLNVLSLPEGIQGDEVRICITATNGDEDARVFEVRIY, encoded by the coding sequence ATGAAAAACTATATTCATGAAAGACGCCCTGCTTCTCAGAATCCGGCAGTGGAAAAACAGTATGATGTCGTGATCGTAGGAGGCGGAATGAGCGGACTATGTGCGGCCATTGCATCTGCCCGTCATGGAGCCAAAACAGCCCTGATTCAGGACCGGAGCGTATATGGCGGAAATGCCAGCTCGGAAATGAGAATGCATATATCAGGCGCTTCTTGCCATTGGGGCAAAAAAAATGCAGCTGAAACGGGTATTTTGATGGAGCTTCAGTTGGAAAACAAGCACTTAAACGACAGCTATAATTATTCGATCTGGGATGGTGTTCTTTGGTCAGCTGTCCGTTCTACTGACAATTTGGACAGCTATCCCAATACGACGATGGACCGGGTGATTGCGGAGGAAAATCATGTGCAGGCGGTAGAATGCTACCAGATGACAACGGAGATCCGCTACCGCTTTACGGCTGATGTTTTTGTTGATGCTACCGGGCATGGAACCTTAGGCTATTTTGCCGGAGCTGAATACAGTATCGGACGTGAGGATAAAAAAGCCTATCAGGAGGCAGAGGCGCCTGAGACGCAGGATGGGGAGACCATGGGCAATACGATTTATTTCTGTGCCAGAGATGTGGGGCATCCTGTTAAATTTGTGAAGCCGGACTGGGCTTACAGCTTTGATGAAAGCTTTTTTAAGCATCGCTATCACGGAGATATCGTTGTCTATCATGATGCTGACGATGTGGTAGTACTCCGACCGGATGAGGACTATGAGGATCATGCGGATCAGCTGGTAGAAAAATATGATGTGGAGTCAGGCTATTGGTGGATTGAATTAGGCGGTGACTGGGATGATATTATCCAATCCGCTGAGGATATTCGCTGGGAGCTCTATAAAACGATTTATGGTGTTTGGGATCATATTAAAAACGGCGGCGATCACGGGGCGGAAAATTATGAACTGGTATGGGTCGGCAATCTTCCCGGCACAAGAGAGAGCCGGCGTCTTGCCGGTGAATATAACCTCACGGCCAACGATATTTTGGCGAACCGCGTGTTTTCGGATGCGGTGGCCTATGGCGGCTGGCCGATGGATGAGCATGTGGCCGGAGGATTTGCGGCTAAAGGCAGTATCCCTTCTCGTGTCAGAAGCTTTCCGGGACTTTATACGATTCCGTATCGCAGCTACTGCGCCAAGGGCTTTGACAATCTGATGATGGCAGGGCGGGATATTGGTGCGACTAAGCTGGCTATGGGCTCAACAAGAGTGATGGCTACCTGCGCTGTGGGCGGCCAAGCGGTAGGCACGGCTGCTGCCATGGCCTCAGAAAAGGGATGTACACCAGCTGCGCTGGGAGAGCAGTATATCAAGGAGCTGCAGCAGGCCCTCTTGAAGGATGACTGCTATATTCCCGGATACCGCAATGAAGACCCGGCAGATATGGCGCGGAAGGCTGTTGTAACGGCTACTTCCTGCCGTGCAGGCTGTGAACCGGAAAAGGTGATCAATGGGATTGCGCGCAATGAGGAGGATACGGTGAATCTGTGGCAGTCGGAGGGGATCGGTGCTGAGGGTGAAACGCTGTGCCTGAAGCTGGAGGAGGTAAAGCCGATCCGCGAAATCAGGCTGACCTTTGATCCGAATCTTTCTGAGGAGCGGTGCATTTCTGTTTCTAAAGCTTTTTTGGATAAGGAACCGACTGGCCCGGCTAAGGAGCTGGTGCGCGACTATACGGTTACGGTTTATTCTGGCGGGCGAGAGAGCTGGCGCAGGGACGTGTCTGGCAATTATCAGCGCCTGAATGTGCTTTCTCTTCCGGAAGGGATTCAGGGGGATGAGGTGCGGATCTGCATCACGGCAACGAATGGGGATGAGGATGCGCGCGTGTTTGAAGTTCGTATTTATTGA
- a CDS encoding SDR family oxidoreductase — translation MRVLITGTASGIGRAIAQKFLNEGHAVFGMDRLAGTIQHAMYTHYETDIFKGKLPQLPPVEILINNAGVQNSGEDIDINLKGSMRITEAYAMQEAIHSVLFIASASALTGAEFPEYVASKGGMVSYMKSTALRVAKFGATANSLSPGGVLTDLNQHIIEDPALWQAVMKETLLPKWAAPEEIAEWAYFVTVCNRSMTAQDILIDNGEAAKANFIW, via the coding sequence ATGAGAGTGTTAATTACCGGAACAGCTAGCGGCATTGGCCGGGCCATTGCGCAGAAATTTTTAAACGAGGGGCATGCGGTGTTTGGCATGGACCGGCTGGCAGGGACGATCCAGCACGCTATGTATACTCATTATGAAACGGATATCTTTAAGGGAAAGCTGCCTCAGCTGCCGCCGGTAGAAATCTTGATTAACAATGCGGGCGTGCAAAATTCGGGCGAGGATATTGATATCAATCTGAAAGGATCCATGCGGATCACCGAGGCCTATGCCATGCAGGAGGCGATTCACAGTGTTTTATTTATTGCTTCTGCTAGTGCGCTTACGGGTGCTGAATTTCCCGAATATGTCGCAAGCAAGGGAGGAATGGTATCCTATATGAAGAGCACAGCGCTGCGTGTGGCTAAGTTTGGCGCAACGGCTAATAGCCTGTCGCCGGGAGGCGTTTTAACGGATCTGAATCAGCATATTATTGAAGATCCGGCGCTCTGGCAGGCGGTCATGAAGGAAACACTGCTGCCTAAATGGGCGGCTCCGGAGGAAATTGCAGAATGGGCCTATTTTGTGACTGTATGCAATCGTTCTATGACGGCGCAGGATATTTTGATTGATAACGGAGAAGCTGCCAAGGCTAATTTTATATGGTGA
- a CDS encoding alcohol dehydrogenase catalytic domain-containing protein gives MLQQVMTAPGEIIFQEIPVPAPQAGQVLIRIQMIGVCGSDIHVYHGKHPFTSYPVTQGHEVSGEIAALGEGVQGFQIGQKVTIEPQVFCGSCYPCTHGKYNLCEELKVMGFQTTGTASTYFAVEASKVTPIPDSLPYEEGAMLEPLAVAVHAVKRFGEIKGKAVAVLGAGPIGNLVAQAAKGMGAEKVLITDISDYRLELAERCGADYAVNTSKVDFDTALKEAFGPDKADVIYDCAGTDVTMNQAIQCARKGSTIILVAVFAGMAKVDLAVLNDHELDLNTSMMYRHEDYLTAIQMVSEGRVQLRPLMTKTFSFRQYQEAYQYIDAHRETTMKVLINVQDQ, from the coding sequence ATGCTTCAACAGGTAATGACGGCGCCCGGAGAGATTATATTTCAGGAAATTCCGGTTCCTGCGCCGCAAGCGGGACAGGTTCTGATTCGGATTCAGATGATTGGGGTATGCGGAAGCGATATCCATGTATATCATGGAAAACATCCTTTCACCTCCTATCCTGTTACACAGGGGCATGAAGTTTCAGGAGAGATTGCGGCCTTAGGAGAAGGCGTGCAGGGATTTCAGATTGGACAGAAGGTGACGATAGAGCCCCAGGTTTTCTGCGGGAGCTGCTACCCTTGTACCCATGGCAAGTATAACCTCTGTGAGGAGCTTAAGGTGATGGGCTTTCAGACTACGGGGACGGCATCTACCTATTTTGCTGTTGAGGCATCTAAGGTGACACCGATTCCGGATAGCCTGCCTTATGAAGAAGGAGCTATGCTGGAGCCTCTGGCAGTGGCGGTCCATGCCGTGAAGCGGTTTGGAGAGATCAAAGGAAAAGCGGTAGCCGTGCTGGGGGCAGGGCCGATTGGTAATTTGGTGGCACAGGCTGCGAAAGGTATGGGAGCTGAAAAGGTTCTGATTACGGATATCAGCGATTATCGTCTGGAGCTTGCCGAGAGATGCGGCGCCGATTATGCAGTGAATACCTCTAAAGTAGATTTTGATACAGCCTTAAAAGAAGCATTCGGCCCGGATAAAGCGGATGTGATCTATGACTGTGCGGGTACGGATGTCACGATGAATCAGGCAATTCAATGCGCACGGAAGGGTAGCACGATCATTTTGGTGGCCGTTTTTGCCGGCATGGCTAAGGTAGATTTAGCGGTTTTGAATGATCATGAGCTGGATTTAAACACCAGCATGATGTACCGGCATGAGGACTATTTGACGGCAATTCAGATGGTCAGCGAAGGCAGAGTTCAGCTGCGTCCTCTAATGACAAAGACATTTTCTTTCCGGCAGTATCAGGAGGCCTATCAGTACATCGATGCGCATAGGGAAACCACAATGAAGGTCTTGATCAACGTTCAGGATCAATGA
- a CDS encoding VUT family protein: MMKIKQEIQELKILLRSVPAGVMTLFALSVIMMNLLANKSIDLPVDWLALDCGIIVSWISFLSMDVITKHFGAKAATELSLIAVFFNLLACLIFYIAGHIPGMWGEAYAGGSEALINGALDHTIAGTWYVLLGSTAAFMVSAVVNNGVNAVIGRLLRNRENGFSAYALRSYISTALGQFTDNLVFALLVSHFFFDWSLLQCITCSVTGMVAELFCEVVFSPAGFVICKRWRKDQVGESYLALRKRKGEGAA, from the coding sequence ATGATGAAAATTAAACAGGAAATCCAGGAATTAAAAATTCTGCTTCGGAGCGTCCCGGCGGGGGTGATGACTTTATTTGCTCTTTCCGTGATTATGATGAATCTGCTGGCCAATAAGAGTATTGATTTGCCGGTGGACTGGCTGGCTCTGGACTGCGGGATTATTGTTTCTTGGATTTCTTTTTTGTCAATGGATGTGATCACTAAGCATTTTGGCGCCAAGGCGGCAACAGAGCTTTCGCTGATTGCGGTTTTTTTTAATCTGCTTGCCTGTCTAATCTTTTATATAGCGGGGCATATCCCGGGGATGTGGGGAGAAGCCTATGCAGGGGGGAGCGAGGCTTTGATCAATGGCGCGCTGGATCATACGATTGCCGGTACATGGTATGTGCTGCTGGGCAGTACGGCTGCTTTTATGGTTTCTGCCGTTGTGAATAACGGGGTCAATGCGGTGATCGGAAGACTTCTTCGCAATAGGGAAAACGGGTTTAGCGCTTATGCACTGCGCAGCTATATTTCCACAGCGCTTGGACAGTTTACGGATAATCTGGTTTTTGCACTGCTGGTCAGCCATTTCTTTTTTGACTGGTCATTGCTGCAATGCATCACCTGCTCTGTGACGGGAATGGTAGCAGAGCTGTTTTGTGAAGTAGTGTTTTCACCGGCCGGCTTTGTCATCTGTAAAAGATGGAGGAAGGATCAAGTGGGAGAGTCATATCTTGCACTGCGAAAGCGGAAAGGAGAGGGTGCGGCATGA
- a CDS encoding superoxide dismutase family protein, whose product MNRSLFGANARGSLLSVLRSSAQAVASISGSEGSPNISGSVWFYQTGRGVIVYAQISGLPHSASPCQKPVFGFHIHEGGACSGNEEDPFADAGGHYNPAECEHPDHAGDLPPLFGNEGFALSVFLTDRFSVDEIIGRTVIIHDHPDDFTTQPSGNSGKKIACGVIQRGRGYW is encoded by the coding sequence GTGAACAGATCATTATTTGGCGCGAATGCCAGAGGGTCGCTTCTTTCAGTGCTGCGCAGCAGCGCGCAGGCGGTGGCAAGTATCAGCGGCAGTGAAGGCAGTCCGAACATATCAGGCAGCGTATGGTTTTATCAAACCGGCAGAGGCGTGATTGTATACGCACAGATCAGCGGTCTGCCGCATTCTGCCAGTCCCTGCCAGAAGCCCGTATTTGGATTTCATATTCATGAAGGGGGCGCCTGCAGCGGGAATGAAGAGGATCCATTCGCAGATGCCGGAGGGCACTATAATCCGGCAGAATGTGAGCATCCTGATCATGCGGGAGATTTGCCGCCGTTATTCGGAAATGAAGGCTTTGCCCTTTCTGTATTTTTAACGGACCGGTTTTCTGTGGACGAGATTATTGGCAGGACGGTGATTATCCATGATCATCCTGACGATTTTACAACGCAGCCATCCGGAAATTCCGGCAAGAAAATAGCCTGCGGAGTGATTCAGAGGGGAAGAGGCTACTGGTAA
- a CDS encoding MFS transporter has translation MRTYTYQTSRKACYLGSIIQAITVNVPPVFFIIFQDRYQVSYAQLGSLVLLTFAVQIVVDLILAQTARFFKTRTLLMAAGICSFIGYGLLALSPDLFPDHVFIGLLIAALIYSTGSGLIEVMVSPVIDALPNEDKGSSMAFLHSFYCWGQLGAVLLTTGFLLFLGQENWRWILLFWMIFPALDIYLFARVPLPQMQTGEGAGGIKKLLSMKLFWAAMMIMIAAGASELAMSQWASLFAQKGLGLNKTLGDLAGPGFFALLMGTGRVFYGIKGDRLRMSRALMLSALLCIGGYLLTILSPQPLLSLLGCGLCGLSVSIMWPGTLVIASKAIPAGGTALFALLALGGDVGCSLGPWLTGLVSDALQKTNLAQSFSLSVDQLALRGGLLCAIIFPALLLIFTPILTKKKGRAHES, from the coding sequence ATGCGCACATACACATATCAAACAAGCCGCAAGGCATGTTACTTAGGCAGTATCATTCAAGCGATTACCGTGAATGTACCGCCGGTATTTTTTATTATTTTTCAGGATCGGTATCAAGTAAGCTATGCACAGCTCGGCAGCTTAGTGCTGCTTACCTTTGCCGTCCAGATTGTTGTGGACTTGATACTGGCACAAACGGCACGCTTTTTCAAAACGCGTACGCTGCTGATGGCGGCAGGCATCTGCAGTTTCATTGGCTATGGCCTGCTGGCGCTGTCTCCGGATTTGTTTCCGGATCATGTGTTTATCGGTCTGCTGATTGCGGCGCTGATTTATTCTACCGGCTCCGGCCTGATTGAAGTAATGGTAAGTCCTGTGATCGATGCGCTGCCTAATGAAGATAAGGGCTCGTCCATGGCGTTTCTGCATTCGTTTTATTGCTGGGGACAGCTGGGAGCGGTGCTGCTCACAACTGGATTTTTGCTTTTTCTGGGTCAAGAAAATTGGCGCTGGATTTTGCTTTTCTGGATGATTTTCCCTGCGCTGGATATCTATTTGTTTGCCAGAGTTCCCCTGCCGCAGATGCAAACGGGAGAGGGAGCGGGCGGCATTAAAAAGCTGCTTTCTATGAAGCTGTTTTGGGCGGCGATGATGATTATGATTGCGGCAGGCGCCTCCGAGCTTGCCATGTCGCAGTGGGCGTCTCTGTTTGCGCAGAAAGGGCTGGGCCTTAATAAAACGCTGGGCGATCTGGCAGGTCCTGGTTTTTTTGCGCTCTTGATGGGAACAGGCCGCGTGTTTTATGGCATAAAAGGCGACCGCCTTCGTATGAGCCGTGCGCTCATGCTCTCCGCACTTTTATGTATTGGCGGATATCTTTTGACGATCCTGTCGCCACAGCCGCTACTGTCTCTGCTGGGCTGCGGATTGTGCGGCCTTTCGGTGAGTATTATGTGGCCTGGCACGCTTGTGATTGCCAGCAAAGCTATTCCGGCCGGCGGTACAGCCCTTTTTGCCCTGCTGGCGCTGGGCGGCGATGTGGGCTGTTCTCTTGGACCGTGGCTTACAGGGCTTGTATCTGATGCTCTGCAAAAGACAAATCTTGCGCAAAGCTTTAGCCTTTCGGTAGATCAGCTGGCGCTGCGAGGCGGCCTGCTCTGCGCGATTATCTTTCCTGCGCTGTTACTGATTTTCACTCCTATTTTGACCAAAAAGAAAGGAAGAGCTCATGAATCCTAA
- a CDS encoding TldD/PmbA family protein — MEIREKYVQYLKEQKGKGLWEVNGETKEHISVVYQQGKLVSSGADHQTVLYARAGEKAMGYAVSQCIEEEPEALLQQAAQNAEALQAEAGEAERTPAPSQGAVISDEPKQSLSRAEVLRDAVQQVEARIPSEKKSAGLYEMIHTQWVVNQRGLNRQFSRRRAELSIEADGKGYIVSAPSVEELDISEVLAEIEENKKIQRQPVICEAGTYRAVLSSDVVANFWITAWQMFSGREYAAGSSALQGRLSQKIASEKVTLQDLPALPGSGYAFPFDCEGSEGIAVDLVRDGRFCGLMHNLETAQKLQAASTGNAGRTIGLVKGSDIVVTPKNFVMQPGQASMERLLSELGDGLYVYSAWDQFHAVNTASGEFSFPCNAAVIRGGVQQGTAYGMTMNGNIRDLLQHVEMVGNRLCYLPLLMHEAYQVAAPALLVSELSVSGNQAASRKEE, encoded by the coding sequence ATGGAAATAAGAGAAAAATATGTGCAGTATTTAAAAGAGCAAAAAGGAAAAGGGCTTTGGGAAGTAAACGGAGAGACTAAAGAGCATATAAGCGTGGTTTATCAGCAGGGAAAGCTGGTGAGCAGCGGAGCAGATCATCAAACAGTGCTTTATGCGCGTGCGGGCGAGAAGGCTATGGGCTATGCCGTGAGTCAGTGCATTGAGGAGGAGCCGGAGGCGCTTTTACAGCAGGCAGCGCAAAATGCAGAGGCCTTGCAGGCGGAGGCAGGCGAGGCGGAGCGTACACCGGCGCCGAGCCAGGGAGCAGTGATATCGGACGAGCCGAAACAGTCATTAAGCCGGGCTGAGGTGCTTAGAGACGCAGTTCAGCAGGTGGAGGCGAGGATTCCGTCTGAGAAAAAGTCGGCTGGGCTATACGAGATGATCCATACGCAGTGGGTTGTCAACCAGAGGGGCCTAAACCGGCAGTTCAGCAGGCGCCGGGCCGAGCTTTCCATAGAGGCAGACGGCAAAGGGTATATTGTCAGCGCGCCGAGTGTGGAGGAGCTGGATATATCAGAGGTACTAGCCGAGATAGAGGAGAATAAAAAAATTCAGCGCCAACCGGTGATCTGCGAGGCAGGTACATACCGAGCGGTGCTGAGCAGTGATGTGGTCGCCAATTTTTGGATTACGGCGTGGCAGATGTTTAGCGGACGGGAGTATGCTGCAGGCAGCAGTGCACTGCAGGGCAGGCTCTCGCAGAAAATTGCGTCGGAGAAGGTGACGCTTCAGGATCTTCCGGCTTTGCCGGGAAGCGGCTATGCATTTCCGTTTGACTGTGAGGGCAGCGAGGGAATCGCAGTGGATCTGGTCCGGGACGGACGGTTTTGCGGGTTGATGCATAATCTGGAAACTGCGCAAAAGCTGCAGGCGGCCTCAACGGGCAATGCCGGCCGGACAATTGGCCTGGTAAAGGGGAGCGATATCGTGGTAACGCCCAAGAATTTTGTGATGCAGCCGGGGCAGGCGTCTATGGAGAGGCTTTTGAGCGAGCTGGGAGATGGACTGTATGTCTATAGTGCATGGGATCAGTTCCATGCCGTGAATACGGCCTCTGGTGAATTTAGCTTTCCGTGCAATGCGGCGGTGATTCGCGGCGGCGTGCAGCAGGGAACGGCGTATGGCATGACGATGAATGGAAATATACGCGATTTGCTGCAGCATGTGGAGATGGTGGGCAATAGGCTTTGTTATCTGCCGCTGCTGATGCATGAGGCTTATCAGGTGGCGGCGCCTGCGCTGCTTGTTAGTGAGCTGAGCGTTAGCGGGAACCAAGCAGCGAGCCGTAAGGAAGAATAA